The genome window TACCTCTTCCCCCCGAGGTTGTAACGTATCCCCTTGAGTATCTCGACGCCGTACTCGCGGATTATCGCCATGTCGGCCTCGCCGTCGTCTATGACGACTATCATCACGCGCGCTCTCTTAGAAGCCTCCACGGCTTCCTTTAGCCTTTCGATGTGGTGCTCCTTCCAGCGGGGCTTCTGGATCGTTACGACCGTGCCTTCTTCAATCGCTATCGTGTGGTACTTGCCGATGGGAACGTCGTCCCTGCTGGCGTAGACTATCGGCCCGGTGACGCGGACCTGGTTGGCGAACTTGTGAAAGTTTATCTTTTCCGCTTTAACGCCGAGGAAGACGGGAATGACCTCCACCTTTTCGGCCCTGAGGGAATCGGAGCGCTGGCTCTGCTTTCTGAGGGTCTTTGCGTAAACGGTATCGCCCGGGTCTATGATGTGGTAGAGGTGCCAGAGGTCGTCGAGGGTTTCGGCCTTGACCTTCACCTTGCCCTCCTTGACGTCCTGGTGGATTATCTGCACCCTTTCACCTCCTCCAGTAGCTGATCCAGCTCAACACCGTTCTTTCTGGCATCTTCAAGCTCATACATTAACATTTGAAGTTCACCCGCGCTCACGTCGAAATAGCCTGCGAAGTTCTTCGTTTTTGAATTAGGCGCGTTGGGTGGAGAGTTAACTTCTTCCATTCTCCTTCCCGGCAGAATTTACCAACTTCAACTAAAATAAAAGTTTTGGAAAATTAAATCAGCTCCCTCTCGGTCCTGGTGAGCCTCTCAGCGCCGTTCTCCGTGATGAGGATGGTGTCCTCGATGCGGACGCCGCCGAACTTGGGCAGGTATATTCCTGGCTCAATGGTTATCACCATTCCCGGCTTGAGCACCGTCTCGTCGAGCTGGCTCACGCGCGGCCACTCATGAATCTCAAGGCCGACGCCGTGTCCGGTGGAGTGTATGAAGTAGTCACCGTAGCCGTACTCCTTGATGACGTCCCTGACGAGAGTGTCGAGCTCTTTGGCCGTCATGCCGGGCCTGGCCGCCTCAACGCCTTTCCTCTGGGCCTCGAGGACGGCGTAGTAGATGTCCTTCTGCTTCTCGTTCGGACTGCCCACGACTATCGTCCTCGTGGTGTCCGAGTGGTAGTGCCTGTAAAGTGCTCCCTCATCGATGACAACCAGGTCGCCCTTCTCTATCCTCTTGTCGCTGGCCAGGCCGTGTGGCAGGGCCGCCCTCCAGCCGCTGGCTATTATAGTGTCGAAGGCCGGCTTTTCGGCACCGTTCATTTTCATGACGTACTCCATCTTCGCCGCTATCTCCCTCTCGCGCTTGCCTTCACTTATCTCCTCAAGCGCCGCCATCATGGCCATGTCCGCTATCCCGCAGGCGGCCTTTATGACCTCAATCTCCTCGGGAGTCTTGATTATGCGGAGCTCCTTCACCACGTCATCGACTGAGACGAAATCCGCGGCACCCGCCTTCTCCCTGAGTGTCTGGATGG of Thermococcus sp. JdF3 contains these proteins:
- the pepQ gene encoding Xaa-Pro dipeptidase PepQ; its protein translation is MRIDRLKEFISENELDGVLITGKENLFYFTGSSPVLGGYLVVTPDDAIFIVPELEYEEARETSRIPVEKFKTGKELYERLSSFKLKKLGIEGRTSFSTIQTLREKAGAADFVSVDDVVKELRIIKTPEEIEVIKAACGIADMAMMAALEEISEGKREREIAAKMEYVMKMNGAEKPAFDTIIASGWRAALPHGLASDKRIEKGDLVVIDEGALYRHYHSDTTRTIVVGSPNEKQKDIYYAVLEAQRKGVEAARPGMTAKELDTLVRDVIKEYGYGDYFIHSTGHGVGLEIHEWPRVSQLDETVLKPGMVITIEPGIYLPKFGGVRIEDTILITENGAERLTRTERELI